A window of the Candida orthopsilosis Co 90-125, chromosome 1 draft sequence genome harbors these coding sequences:
- a CDS encoding Ncs2 protein (S. cerevisiae homolog NCS2 has role protein urmylation, invasive growth in response to glucose limitation, tRNA wobble position uridine thiolation, pseudohyphal growth and localizes to cytoplasm) — MTAIEHISKQDIRCQRCKEESAILKARGEYHCKECYLRLVRGKQRKQMSSEKYKINYKKSTLGQLEKVLLAFSGGISSLVLLDVLGNLLLEQQQTHIGLQGFEIVVVNIDEKELSSLDKEVMSILPELLTRFKPVKISFKTVSLDSYVDLNSLKEIRIENDFTSLANAVDAQSCTFIDLLSRCPNKSSVEDLLTIVFEKLLLQAAYDEGCGTIVLGHSMTRIANEIIALTVKGRGSSIHRLISNRTENYNDKDIDIIYPLRDLLFAEIDEYAVLSDLKKYEVYSKVVKSRVSKNLTIRDLVSNYFTNLDVTGYSSTASTVMKIGQKLGSPESKPNTNCKVCGVEIYQDPKGWLKMITVNEPALIETEEERNYLEMYLSSVEHNPNRSFNGENIDLCYGCITTLNGVRGEDFVWPIEPELNLKYREASNEANKKQVLNEFVLTDTEDD, encoded by the coding sequence ATGACTGCCATCGAACATATATCTAAACAGGACATTAGGTGTCAAAGGTGCAAGGAAGAGTCTGCTATTTTGAAAGCAAGGGGTGAATATCATTGTAAAGAATGTTATTTACGACTTGTTCGTGGGAAACAAAGGAAGCAAATGTCATCTGAAAAGTATAAGATCAACTATAAAAAATCGACACTCGGTCAACTAGAGAAAGTATTGTTGGCATTTTCAGGTGGGATATCTTCGTTAGTCTTGCTCGATGTTTTGGGAAATTTACTTTTagagcaacaacaaacgCATATAGGATTGCAAGGATTTGAAATCGTGGTGGTTAATATAGATGAAAAGGAATTGAGCTCGTTAGATAAAGAGGTAATGTCAATACTACCGGAACTTCTAACACGATTTAAACCAGttaaaatttcattcaagACAGTGTCTTTGGATTCATATGTGGACTTGAATAGTTTGAAGGAAATTCGTATAGAAAATGACTTCACCTCATTGGCAAATGCTGTGGATGCACAATCGTGCacatttattgatttattgagTAGGTGCCCGAACAAGTCGTCTGTGGAGGACTTGTTGACTATCGTGTTTGAAAAGTTACTTTTACAAGCTGCATATGATGAAGGGTGTGGAACTATAGTGCTTGGCCACTCGATGACCAGGATTGCCAATGAGATAATTGCACTTACAGTTAAAGGTAGAGGATCTTCTATACACAGGTTAATATCCAACAGGACTGAAAATTACAATGACAAGGATATTGACATCATATACCCATTACgtgatttgttgtttgcaGAAATTGACGAGTATGCCGTCCTTTccgatttgaaaaagtacGAAGTTTATTCTAAAGTTGTCAAGTCGAGAGTATCTAAGAACTTGACCATTCGTGATTTAGTAAGCAATTATTTCACCAATTTGGATGTCACAGGTTACTCTTCAACAGCGTCAACAGTGATGAAAATCGGTCAGAAATTGGGCTCTCCTGAATCCAAACCCAATACAAACTGTAAAGTTTGTGGTGTGGAAATTTATCAGGATCCAAAAGGCTGGCTAAAGATGATTACAGTGAATGAACCAGCGTTAATTGAAACTGAGGAGGAGAGGAATTATTTGGAAATGTATTTATCAAGTGTTGAACATAATCCGAATCGTAGTTTCAATGGTGAAAATATTGACCTTTGTTATGGGTGTATCACTACATTAAATGGAGTTCGAGGGGAAGACTTTGTTTGGCCAATAGAGCCAGAATTAAACTTAAAGTATCGAGAAGCGTCAAATGAAGCTAACAAGAAGCAGGTATTAAATGAGTTTGTATTGACAGATACTGAGGATGACTAA
- a CDS encoding Fcj1 protein (S. cerevisiae homolog FCJ1 has role degradation, cristae formation and localizes to mitochondrial crista): protein MIRIATSRSTLKGVRCFSTVSLRLNAKEVGKPPRLPEVKTEPLVPTPPSITPIETKVVPPPPPPPKVKKTKRFSLFGFLFKTSLLAVIVYGGTMYLATKNDDVMDFVVDHEIPYHEEAIDFIENGSYDDLKELWYTIKGKFTDVKLPSKGDIEQFTSDLEHKGEDFIKETRKKITGSVDERKGTDLTPVEQLQKPVEVESITRDVARLPLIELKSDVDSSVDNSVKQTISSLNDLIQSIDASSLSKTNSGLVKLIDSNINQLANKLNVLTKEFDNELQNKLKVSQTELLSSFTKKELELTENLIYQFNQEKTQLEKRLNQRLEHEINAAREAISQAANNAVSMVRIEQTKNFEALVTERINEEREGRLANLEKLNDKINELEKFAESFERQIANNHKRNLIQQSVNKLKLLLLTPPEASDKPKSIEPYVKALKEVSTDDEVLNLALKDLDILLAKESTHSLLTNAQLLTRWEQLEPDLRSSSLLPPNAGLLGHLSSVIFSKLLLPVKGVKEDGKDIESVIGRVESSLARGQLDIAVEEATNLKGWSRKLANDWVLQARKRLEVEFLLNLIETESRLL, encoded by the coding sequence ATGATCAGAATTGCAACTTCTAGATCAACCTTGAAAGGTGTTAGATGTTTTTCTACGGTATCATTGAGGTTGAACGCCAAAGAGGTTGGTAAACCTCCACGCTTACCTGAAGTTAAGACCGAGCCATTAGTGCCAACTCCCCCTAGCATCACTCCAATTGAAACTAAAGTTgttccaccaccaccaccaccaccaaaggtgaaaaagacaaagagGTTTTCCTTATTTGGATTCCTTTTCAAGACATCACTATTAGCCGTAATTGTCTACGGAGGAACAATGTACCTTGCTACTAAGAACGACGATGTGATGGACTTTGTTGTCGATCATGAAATCCCATATCATGAAGAGGCAATTGACTTTATTGAGAATGGTTcatatgatgatttgaaagagctCTGGTACACCATTAAAGGGAAATTTACTGACGTCAAGTTACCATCAAAGGGTGATATAGAGCAATTTACAAGCGACTTGGAGCACAAGGGTGAAGACTTTATCAAGgaaacaagaaagaaaatcacTGGATCAGTTGACGAGAGGAAAGGAACAGATTTGACCCCTGTTgaacaattacaaaaacCCGTTGAGGTGGAGAGTATCACAAGGGATGTCGCAAGATTACCCTTGATCGAGCTTAAATCCGATGTCGACAGTTCAGTTGATAATTCTGTCAAGCAAACCATCTCGTCGTTAAATGATTTGATCCAGTCAATTGATGCCAGCTCGTTGTCTAAAACAAACTCAGGTCTCGTCAAATTAATTGACTCGAACATTAACCAATTGGCAAACAAGCTAAATGTTTTGACCAAGGAATTTGACAAtgaattgcaaaacaagttgaaggtCTCTCAAACGGAGCTCCTCTCATCTTTCACAAAAAAGGAATTAGAATTGACAGAGAACTTAATCTACCAATTCAACCAAGAAAAGACCCAATTGGAGAAGAGGTTGAACCAGAGGTTGGAACATGAGATCAATGCAGCTAGGGAAGCGATTAGTCAAGCAGCTAACAATGCTGTATCTATGGTGAGAATCGAGCAAACCAAAAACTTTGAAGCGTTGGTCACTGAAAGAATCAACGAAGAGAGAGAGGGTAGATTGGCAAActtggagaaattgaatgacaagatcaatgaattggaaaaattcGCCGAAAGTTTTGAACGTCAAATTGCCAATAATCATAAAAGGAacttgattcaacaatcagttaacaaattgaagttgttgttgttgactcCACCTGAAGCATCTGATAAGCCAAAGAGTATTGAACCATATGTCAAGGCATTGAAAGAGGTATCAACCGATGATGAAGTCTTAAACTTGGCTCTCAAGGACTTGGACATACTACTTGCAAAGGAATCTACCCACTCCTTATTGACGAATGCTCAATTATTAACACGTTGGGAACAGTTAGAGCCAGACTTAAGATCTAGTTCGTTGTTGCCGCCAAACGCGGGTTTGTTGGGTCATTTATCATCAGTGATCTTTTCAAAGCTTTTATTGCCAGTTAAAGGCGTAAAGGAAGATGGTAAAGACATTGAATCCGTCATTGGAAGGGTTGAATCAAGTTTGGCTAGGGGACAATTGGATATAGCAGTGGAGGAGGCTACCAACTTGAAAGGATGGAGTAGAAAGTTGGCAAACGATTGGGTTTTGCAAGCACGTAAAAGACTTGAAGTTGAGTTTTTGcttaatttgattgaaactGAATCGAGacttttgtaa
- a CDS encoding actin cytoskeleton component, translated as MSIKPIAIAPPQPSTQRGQAAHLSYDAVNDRLAYVNGKSVIIRPADFNSNAPVVVFTKHIHPTTAVKFSPSGFYIASGDESGQIKIWDAAPKKGEGEFEQPIIKSEFQVMSGPIRSIAWDADNSRIIAVGQGKEKFGHAFSWDTGNSIGDIQGHSSTINAVDIKPQRPYRAATVSDDFALVFYQGPPFKFDKSLRGNHTNSVRDVKFSPDGEYIVSVGSDRAICIYQGKTGEFIKKIENGHDGGIFAVSWTSDSKKFVTASADGSVRTWKVDEGLVSTHKVAEKPTVFQQLVGLTVTKDYVIALSYGGDLTYFKNGEIVQVIQGHQAPITKLAISKSDLYSGSSDGKLFKFEIDPKGLKSNPTRQGGEGGEHSNYVVDLLLGDGGLYSIGWDDEIKQWKEGKVVTSAKLPSQPKQLNKVGDNILVLLESELQLFSKDLELVSMLKLDFSSTNAASLSSSRLLVTNASKNTIVSVEIDNGSKLSISSQEFPTLRTPPTLIKVSPDGEFFAVADSSGKYTLFKNDGSVVSTRWAFHTSKAYDAQWSPDSKYLVSGGLDCGLLLYSVEKPSKVVKFPLAHASGVTSLAWVYYDSEKQTGQFVSSGLDGTIRQWELLR; from the coding sequence ATGTCTATCAAACCGATTGCAATTGCTCCTCCGCAACCATCAACACAAAGGGGTCAAGCAGCACATCTTTCATATGATGCAGTTAATGATAGATTGGCTTATGTCAACGGTAAATCAGTGATAATCCGTCCAGCCGATTTTAATTCAAATGCTcctgttgttgtattcaCTAAACATATACATCCAACCACTGCAGTGAAATTCTCACCATCTGGGTTCTATATTGCTTCAGGTGATGAGTCAGGACAGATCAAAATCTGGGATGCTGCGCCAAAGAAGGGTGAGGGTGAATTTGAACAGCCCATTATAAAGAGTGAGTTTCAAGTCATGTCCGGTCCTATCCGGTCCATAGCATGGGATGCTGATAATTCACGTATTATAGCAGTTGGTCAGGGAAAGGAGAAATTTGGACACGCATTTTCGTGGGATACTGGtaattcaattggtgaTATACAAGGGCATAGTTCTACGATTAATGCTGTTGATATCAAACCTCAGAGACCATACAGGGCCGCTACTGTCAGTGATGACTTTGCATTGGTCTTTTATCAGGGCCCGCCATTTAAGTTTGACAAAAGTTTGAGAGGTAATCATACAAACTCAGTTCGTGATGTCAAATTCAGCCCTGATGGAGAGTATATAGTTTCTGTCGGCTCTGATAGGGCGATATGCATTTACCAAGGTAAAACTGgtgaatttatcaaaaaaattgagaatgGCCACGATGGAGGGATTTTTGCTGTCTCATGGACTCTGGATTCAAAAAAGTTTGTAACTGCGTCGGCTGATGGATCAGTCAGGACTTGgaaagttgatgaaggCCTCGTGCTGACTCATAAAGTTGCTGAGAAACCGACTGTTTTTCAGCAATTAGTTGGTTTAACTGTGACGAAGGATTACGTGATTGCTTTAAGCTATGGTGGTGACTTGAcgtatttcaaaaatggagAGATTGTTCAAGTCATTCAAGGACATCAAGCACCAATCACTAAATTAGCCATCTCCAAGTCTGATCTATATAGTGGAAGTTCGGAtggaaaattgttcaaatttgaaatcgatCCAAAAGGGTTGAAGTCAAATCCAACTAGACAAGGTGGTGAAGGTGGCGAGCATAGTAACTACGTAGTTGACTTATTGTTGGGTGATGGTGGATTGTATTCCATAGGTTGggatgatgaaattaaacaatggAAAGAGGGTAAGGTAGTCACCTCTGCGAAATTGCCATCACAACCAAAGCAATTAAACAAGGTGGGCGACAACATCCTCGTGTTACTTGAATCAGAGTTGCAGTTATTCAGTAAGGATCTTGAATTGGTATCCATGTTAAAGCTTGACTTTTCGAGTACAAACGCAGCTTCATTATCAAGCTCACGCTTGTTGGTTACAAATGCTTCCAAAAACACGATTGTGagtgttgaaattgacaacggatcaaaactttcaatcTCGTCTCAGGAATTTCCTACCTTAAGAACTCCACCAACATTGATAAAAGTATCCCCTGATGGTGAGTTCTTTGCCGTTGCTGATTCATCAGGTAAGTATACCTTGTTTAAAAATGACGGATCCGTAGTTTCAACGAGATGGGCATTCCACACCAGCAAAGCATACGACGCGCAATGGTCCCCAGACTCTAAGTATTTGGTAAGTGGAGGACTTGATTGTGGACTTTTATTATATTCAGTTGAGAAACCTTCAAAGGTTGTTAAATTTCCCCTTGCACATGCTTCGGGGGTTACAAGTTTAGCATGGGTGTATTATGACAGTGAAAAGCAAACAGGACAGTTTGTCAGTTCAGGTTTAGATGGTACCATAAGACAATGGGAGCTACTTAGATAG